One segment of Pyrococcus sp. ST04 DNA contains the following:
- a CDS encoding LSm family protein: MAERPLDVIHKSLDKDVLVILKKGFEFRGRLIGYDIHLNVVLADAEMIQDGEVVKKYGKIVIRGDNVLAISPTEEL; this comes from the coding sequence ATGGCTGAGAGGCCTCTTGACGTTATCCACAAGTCTTTGGATAAGGACGTGCTTGTAATTCTCAAGAAGGGGTTTGAATTCAGAGGCAGGCTCATCGGATATGACATTCATCTTAACGTTGTCCTAGCGGATGCTGAGATGATTCAGGATGGAGAAGTTGTGAAGAAGTACGGCAAGATCGTTATCAGAGGAGACAATGTGTTAGCTATATCCCCAACAGAAGAACTCTAG
- the acdAI gene encoding acetate--CoA ligase II subunit alpha, with the protein MSLEALFNPKSIAVIGASSKPGKIGYAIMKNLIEYGYEGKIYPVNIKGGEMEISGRKFKVYKSILEIPDEVDMAVIVVPAKFVPQVVEECGQKGVKVVPIISSGFGELGEEGKKVEQQLVETAKKYGMRILGPNIFGVVYTPAKLNATFGPTDVLPGPLALISQSGALGIALMGWTILEKIGLSAVVSVGNKADIDDADLLEFFKNDDNTKAILIYMEGVKDGRRFMEVAKEVSKKKPIIVIKAGRSERGAKAAASHTGSLAGSDTIYSAAFKQSGVLRALTIGEAFDWARALSNLPEPQGDNVVIITNGGGIGVMATDAAEEEGLKLYDDLEQLKIFANHMPPFGSYKNPVDLTGMADGKSYEGAIRDALAHPEMHAIAVLYCQTAVLDPRELAEIIIREYNESGRKKPLVVAIVGGIEAKEAIDTLNENGIPAYPEPERAIKALSALYKWSKWKKKHGE; encoded by the coding sequence ATGAGCTTGGAAGCTCTTTTTAATCCAAAAAGCATTGCTGTTATAGGTGCTTCTTCAAAGCCAGGAAAGATAGGATACGCAATCATGAAAAACCTAATTGAGTACGGCTATGAAGGCAAGATATACCCAGTAAACATTAAAGGAGGAGAAATGGAAATTAGTGGGAGGAAATTTAAGGTTTACAAGAGCATACTTGAGATTCCGGATGAAGTTGATATGGCAGTCATAGTTGTTCCAGCTAAGTTTGTCCCCCAAGTTGTTGAGGAGTGTGGACAAAAGGGAGTCAAGGTAGTTCCAATAATAAGTTCAGGATTTGGTGAGCTTGGAGAAGAAGGAAAGAAGGTTGAGCAACAACTAGTCGAAACTGCAAAGAAGTATGGAATGAGAATTCTAGGGCCAAATATTTTCGGAGTTGTTTATACCCCAGCAAAACTTAACGCAACTTTTGGACCAACTGATGTTCTCCCAGGTCCTTTGGCTTTGATAAGCCAGAGTGGAGCACTAGGAATAGCCCTCATGGGATGGACAATCTTAGAAAAGATAGGGCTCTCAGCGGTAGTTAGTGTTGGAAATAAGGCAGATATCGACGATGCAGATCTCTTAGAATTCTTCAAAAACGACGACAACACGAAGGCAATTCTGATATACATGGAAGGAGTTAAAGACGGAAGAAGGTTCATGGAAGTCGCCAAGGAAGTGAGCAAGAAGAAGCCCATAATTGTAATAAAGGCAGGAAGAAGTGAAAGAGGTGCAAAAGCAGCGGCTTCACATACTGGTTCATTAGCTGGAAGTGACACAATATACAGTGCTGCTTTCAAGCAGAGTGGGGTCTTAAGAGCACTAACAATAGGAGAAGCCTTCGACTGGGCAAGAGCCCTAAGCAACCTGCCTGAGCCTCAAGGGGACAATGTTGTGATAATAACAAACGGTGGTGGAATAGGAGTTATGGCAACTGATGCCGCAGAAGAGGAGGGCCTAAAACTTTATGATGACCTCGAACAGCTTAAAATCTTTGCAAACCACATGCCACCATTTGGAAGCTACAAGAATCCCGTTGACCTAACTGGAATGGCCGATGGAAAGAGCTATGAAGGGGCAATTAGAGATGCACTTGCCCACCCAGAAATGCATGCAATAGCCGTTCTTTATTGTCAAACTGCTGTTCTCGATCCAAGAGAACTCGCAGAGATAATAATCAGGGAGTACAACGAAAGCGGGAGAAAGAAGCCTCTTGTTGTGGCAATAGTTGGTGGAATTGAAGCTAAGGAGGCTATAGACACCCTCAACGAGAATGGAATTCCAGCATATCCAGAACCTGAAAGGGCGATAAAGGCACTTTCAGCACTCTACAAATGGAGCAAATGGAAGAAAAAACATGGAGAATGA
- a CDS encoding ABC transporter permease produces MSDFMVILMKELKDMFRDKGLIFALIIVPLVLYPALGQMVQIGMEQAQKETKVVIANFDEGNYADLLIKALKVAPNVTVVEIKAKDVEDALNIAIKEGYNVLLVIPKNFSESIEENKKALIEVYGVFTGMSLGMKESVSEGRINAVVNVLSEELAKLKLKTEFQNPEAVLHPIGVRSYSVIKGRIINLPPSLVSAVMASQAFSIPIVVFIMFTMVSQMAAGTMASEKENKTLETLLTLPVSRTSIVAGKMIGSAVLGLVAAIAYMFGMSRYFSSFGETANIRLEDLGLRVTPYGMFLFAVIIFLAITFAISISMLLGVFAEDTKSASTLVTAVLMPMLFPTFIFMVTDVQTLPPLVRYILYAIPFSHPVLASRAMILGEYSMMYRSIGYLVVVSGITLYLTAKFFRTEKILTAKIRFKRAKGS; encoded by the coding sequence ATGTCTGACTTTATGGTAATCTTAATGAAAGAACTAAAGGATATGTTCAGGGATAAAGGTCTGATTTTTGCCCTTATTATAGTCCCTCTCGTTCTCTATCCGGCTCTAGGTCAAATGGTTCAAATTGGAATGGAACAGGCTCAAAAGGAGACTAAGGTTGTAATAGCGAACTTTGATGAAGGCAATTATGCTGATTTACTAATTAAGGCTCTAAAGGTTGCCCCAAATGTGACTGTTGTCGAAATAAAGGCAAAGGATGTTGAAGATGCTTTGAATATTGCCATTAAGGAGGGATATAACGTTCTTTTGGTTATTCCAAAGAACTTTTCAGAGAGCATAGAGGAAAACAAGAAGGCCCTTATTGAAGTTTATGGAGTATTTACAGGGATGAGCCTTGGAATGAAGGAGAGTGTTAGTGAGGGAAGGATAAATGCAGTTGTAAATGTTCTCAGCGAAGAACTAGCTAAGTTAAAGCTTAAAACTGAATTCCAAAATCCTGAAGCGGTTCTTCATCCTATAGGGGTTAGGAGCTACTCTGTAATTAAGGGGAGGATAATCAACTTACCTCCTTCTCTAGTGTCTGCAGTTATGGCTTCCCAAGCCTTCTCTATTCCAATAGTGGTCTTCATAATGTTCACAATGGTCTCTCAGATGGCTGCTGGAACCATGGCTAGCGAGAAGGAGAATAAGACGCTGGAGACCCTTCTTACGTTACCAGTTTCAAGGACTTCGATAGTCGCTGGAAAGATGATAGGGAGCGCTGTTCTGGGTCTTGTGGCTGCTATAGCATATATGTTCGGAATGAGTAGATACTTCTCAAGCTTCGGAGAGACAGCAAATATAAGGCTCGAAGATTTGGGTCTTAGAGTAACTCCCTATGGCATGTTTCTATTTGCTGTAATAATATTCTTGGCAATTACTTTTGCAATTTCAATCTCAATGCTCTTGGGGGTTTTTGCAGAGGATACAAAGAGTGCTTCGACGCTTGTTACTGCCGTGTTAATGCCAATGCTTTTCCCAACGTTTATCTTCATGGTAACTGACGTTCAAACATTGCCTCCGCTTGTGAGGTATATTCTATATGCAATTCCATTTAGCCATCCTGTGCTTGCTTCTAGAGCAATGATACTTGGAGAGTACTCGATGATGTATAGGAGTATAGGATATTTGGTTGTTGTTTCAGGAATTACCTTATATTTGACAGCGAAGTTTTTCAGGACAGAAAAGATTTTGACTGCAAAAATAAGATTCAAAAGAGCTAAAGGCTCATAA
- a CDS encoding Lrp/AsnC family transcriptional regulator, whose amino-acid sequence MRGVLDEVDKKIIEILQKDGKVPLREISKITGLAESTIHERIKRLRESGVIKKFTAIIDPEALGYTMLAFILIKVKAGKYSEVASKLVKYPEIMEVYETTGDYDMVVKIRTRNSEELNNFLDIVGSIEGVEGTHTMIVLKVHKETTELPIK is encoded by the coding sequence GTGAGAGGAGTACTCGATGAAGTTGATAAGAAAATCATAGAAATTCTTCAAAAAGATGGAAAGGTTCCACTAAGGGAAATCTCAAAGATTACTGGACTAGCAGAGTCAACAATTCATGAGAGAATTAAAAGGCTAAGGGAAAGTGGTGTTATAAAGAAATTCACAGCAATCATTGATCCCGAAGCGTTAGGGTATACAATGTTAGCATTCATACTAATAAAGGTGAAAGCGGGCAAATATTCAGAAGTCGCATCTAAACTAGTGAAATATCCAGAGATAATGGAGGTTTATGAAACTACGGGAGATTATGATATGGTTGTGAAGATAAGAACCAGGAACAGTGAAGAACTAAACAATTTCCTCGATATAGTTGGGAGTATAGAGGGGGTAGAAGGAACACACACAATGATTGTTTTAAAAGTCCATAAAGAGACTACAGAACTCCCAATCAAATAA
- a CDS encoding DUF2178 domain-containing protein, with translation MELQSMIVWIVTIFVLAIGIGYLRRKLGEEKESSMIVPVAIIGIMGYVLGLATARGNLSIAFAVLIVGVLVLNLYYTILTRRGHVLSDERTLRIEEISSRRTLQVFMLILAFIVVYLSVAHQENQLLKPAFILSEILLAILMAFHIIFRFYYSRVM, from the coding sequence ATGGAACTCCAGAGCATGATTGTATGGATAGTTACAATATTTGTACTAGCGATTGGAATTGGCTATCTCAGAAGGAAGTTGGGGGAAGAAAAAGAAAGCTCGATGATAGTACCTGTAGCCATCATTGGAATAATGGGATACGTCCTTGGATTAGCCACGGCAAGAGGCAACCTCAGTATAGCTTTTGCAGTTCTGATAGTGGGTGTATTAGTCCTTAACTTATACTACACAATCCTCACAAGGAGAGGCCACGTCTTAAGTGATGAAAGAACGTTAAGAATAGAGGAGATATCATCAAGAAGAACATTGCAGGTGTTTATGCTAATCTTGGCGTTCATTGTTGTTTACCTCTCAGTAGCTCATCAAGAAAATCAACTTCTTAAGCCTGCCTTCATTTTATCCGAGATTCTACTTGCCATCCTCATGGCTTTCCACATAATCTTCAGATTCTACTATTCCAGGGTGATGTAG
- a CDS encoding nascent polypeptide-associated complex protein, which translates to MIPLNQKQLKKLMKQLDMRQLEGVKEVIIRMEDKEIIIKQPVVTVIKAMGEKMYQIAGGTEEEKVIVKISEEDIKLVMEQAGVDYETAKKALEETNGDLAEAILKLTEQ; encoded by the coding sequence ATGATTCCACTAAACCAGAAACAATTGAAAAAACTAATGAAACAACTTGACATGAGGCAGCTAGAAGGAGTTAAAGAAGTTATCATAAGGATGGAAGATAAGGAAATCATAATTAAGCAACCCGTTGTGACAGTTATAAAAGCTATGGGAGAGAAGATGTATCAAATTGCTGGTGGGACTGAGGAAGAGAAGGTTATTGTGAAGATATCTGAGGAAGATATAAAGCTTGTTATGGAACAGGCCGGGGTTGATTATGAGACTGCAAAAAAAGCTTTAGAAGAGACAAATGGAGACCTTGCGGAGGCAATATTAAAGCTAACCGAGCAGTGA
- a CDS encoding HEAT repeat domain-containing protein, whose product MRALHMERGFSIINIRQLREDVRKWRIKEAINTISLARNRVEVLRSLLRDKESTIRGNTLFLIEKMVKENILKPEELEELLDDIIALTKDSNERIALDSIKFLKYILENVELSNESYNKIMKTLMEVVESGKGVLGEYAAEGLGVLGVKITRLVRKIVQFLVSLIKGSKEREVQSAALTALTEIATKSKDKEIVEEIISEFMDFLDSDDSYIKERTLSSLTRVLSSQRTTVSKGLLDKLKEKISGLKGGYLEEKADLVLNAISTKEKESTSQYAGYKIEQLLDMEKHEIVAEMAKENEEILDRIVDMLSSQDYIRRTDALWVISRIVDFLGPSRAYSILPTLGDLIKSPNPWVRNTAIKTLSNIYFLYPGTKEYIISLLDLLLKSSDKRAVEAGLELIKEITTHSPTKDLFKAVIILTLKRLRDETVRLPILRFYALTAEHFLSLDREILQKLFDELNEIYKIASDEEKKIIISLLDLINTILKRETENGSIQ is encoded by the coding sequence TTGAGGGCCTTACATATGGAGAGGGGATTTTCAATAATAAACATTAGACAGCTTCGAGAAGATGTAAGAAAATGGAGAATAAAGGAAGCAATCAATACCATAAGCCTTGCTAGAAATAGAGTAGAAGTACTACGTAGCTTGCTTAGAGACAAAGAGAGCACGATAAGAGGAAATACTTTGTTCTTAATTGAGAAAATGGTCAAAGAAAACATTCTCAAACCAGAGGAACTTGAGGAACTCCTTGATGATATAATAGCTCTTACAAAAGATTCTAACGAGAGAATAGCCCTCGACTCTATAAAATTCCTAAAATACATTCTTGAGAATGTTGAACTTTCCAATGAAAGTTATAATAAAATAATGAAGACATTAATGGAAGTAGTAGAATCCGGAAAGGGTGTTCTTGGAGAGTACGCCGCAGAAGGCCTTGGCGTTCTTGGGGTTAAGATAACCAGATTAGTCAGGAAAATAGTGCAATTTCTAGTCTCCTTAATAAAAGGGAGTAAAGAAAGAGAAGTTCAAAGTGCTGCCTTAACTGCGTTAACAGAAATAGCGACAAAATCAAAAGACAAGGAGATAGTAGAGGAGATAATCTCAGAATTCATGGACTTTCTAGATTCCGACGACTCGTATATTAAGGAGAGAACACTATCCTCACTTACTAGAGTCTTATCCTCCCAGAGAACTACAGTATCTAAGGGATTATTAGACAAACTAAAGGAAAAAATATCTGGATTAAAAGGAGGATATCTTGAAGAAAAAGCAGATCTGGTCTTAAATGCAATATCAACCAAAGAAAAAGAGAGTACAAGCCAATATGCTGGATATAAAATAGAACAACTGCTTGACATGGAAAAGCATGAAATAGTAGCCGAAATGGCTAAGGAAAATGAAGAAATATTAGATAGAATAGTGGATATGCTTTCATCACAAGATTATATAAGAAGAACAGATGCACTATGGGTGATTTCTAGAATTGTTGACTTCCTCGGTCCAAGTAGAGCATACTCAATACTGCCAACTCTTGGAGACTTAATAAAGAGTCCAAATCCCTGGGTAAGGAACACTGCAATAAAAACACTGTCAAATATCTATTTCCTTTATCCGGGAACAAAAGAATATATAATATCCCTTCTTGACCTACTATTGAAATCCTCTGACAAAAGAGCAGTTGAAGCTGGACTTGAACTCATAAAGGAAATAACAACCCACTCTCCTACCAAGGATCTCTTCAAAGCTGTTATAATCCTGACACTAAAGAGGTTAAGAGACGAAACTGTAAGACTTCCAATTTTGAGATTCTATGCTTTAACGGCGGAGCACTTTTTGAGTTTGGACAGAGAAATACTACAGAAACTGTTTGACGAGCTAAATGAAATTTACAAAATTGCAAGTGATGAAGAGAAAAAGATAATAATATCATTGCTCGACCTAATAAACACAATCCTTAAGAGGGAAACAGAAAATGGAAGCATACAATGA
- a CDS encoding ABC transporter ATP-binding protein, translated as MSAVEVINLEKDYGRVRALRGISFTIEEGEIFGLIGPNGAGKSTTLRILATLLTPTGGKAKVFGYDVVKEADEVRKLISYLPEEAGAYKRLTGLEYLEFMAKLYAKEEKKAKEMLELGIELSGLGNRLRDKVSTYSKGMTRRLLLARALMVRPKLAILDEPTSGLDIINAFEIRRTIKSFAEDEGVTFLISSHNMLEVEYLCDRVALIHKGKIMEVGTPEELKGKYGAENLEEVFMEAIKNV; from the coding sequence ATGAGCGCCGTTGAAGTTATCAATCTTGAGAAGGACTACGGAAGAGTTAGAGCGCTTCGGGGAATAAGCTTCACGATCGAGGAAGGAGAGATATTTGGTCTCATAGGACCCAACGGTGCTGGAAAATCAACGACCCTTAGAATTCTGGCCACCTTACTCACACCAACAGGGGGGAAAGCAAAAGTTTTTGGCTATGATGTAGTGAAAGAGGCAGATGAAGTTAGAAAATTGATAAGTTATCTCCCGGAGGAAGCTGGTGCCTACAAAAGACTCACTGGGCTGGAATATTTGGAGTTTATGGCAAAACTTTATGCCAAGGAAGAAAAGAAGGCTAAAGAAATGTTAGAACTTGGCATTGAACTTTCGGGTCTCGGTAACAGGCTTAGGGATAAGGTATCAACGTACTCAAAGGGTATGACAAGAAGGCTTCTGCTTGCGAGGGCTCTAATGGTTAGACCAAAGCTTGCAATTTTAGATGAGCCAACAAGTGGACTTGATATAATAAATGCTTTTGAAATAAGAAGAACCATAAAGAGTTTTGCAGAGGATGAAGGTGTTACTTTCTTGATATCGAGCCACAACATGCTTGAAGTTGAGTACTTGTGCGATAGAGTTGCTTTAATCCACAAGGGTAAGATAATGGAAGTGGGAACCCCGGAGGAGCTTAAGGGGAAGTACGGAGCCGAAAACTTGGAGGAGGTATTTATGGAGGCGATCAAGAATGTCTGA
- a CDS encoding metallophosphoesterase codes for MKVGIMSDTHDNLPAIRKAVEFFNSEGVDLVIHAGDYVAPFVAKELSKLNAPLKGVFGNNDGERDGLREKLGIKDEILVLDLNGLKTVVLHGTDERIVEALARSQLYDIVIRGHTHRHGIQEVGRTIIINPGEVCGYVTGVKSVAILNVREREIKIVDLDTKDILGLMSL; via the coding sequence ATGAAAGTCGGAATAATGAGTGACACCCATGACAATTTGCCCGCTATAAGGAAAGCAGTCGAATTCTTTAATTCAGAAGGAGTAGATTTGGTTATACATGCCGGGGATTATGTAGCCCCTTTCGTTGCCAAGGAACTTTCAAAACTGAATGCACCTCTAAAAGGAGTTTTCGGAAATAACGATGGAGAAAGAGACGGACTAAGAGAGAAGTTAGGCATCAAAGATGAGATCCTTGTTTTAGATTTAAATGGCCTTAAAACCGTAGTTCTCCACGGAACTGATGAGAGAATTGTCGAAGCCTTGGCGAGAAGTCAGCTTTATGACATAGTGATTAGAGGACACACCCACAGACATGGAATCCAAGAAGTTGGAAGGACGATAATAATCAATCCAGGAGAAGTTTGCGGTTACGTTACAGGAGTTAAGAGCGTTGCAATATTGAATGTAAGAGAAAGGGAGATAAAGATAGTGGATCTAGATACAAAAGATATTCTAGGCCTTATGAGCCTTTAG
- a CDS encoding 50S ribosomal protein L37e, with amino-acid sequence MGSGTATFGKRNKTPTHIRCRRCGRVAFNIKKGYCAACGFGRSRRLRKYRWSKKWKKKKNVH; translated from the coding sequence ATGGGTAGCGGAACAGCGACTTTCGGTAAAAGAAATAAGACCCCCACACACATTAGATGCAGAAGATGCGGGAGAGTTGCATTTAACATAAAGAAAGGATACTGCGCCGCCTGTGGTTTTGGAAGAAGCAGAAGACTCAGGAAGTACAGATGGAGTAAGAAGTGGAAGAAGAAAAAGAATGTCCATTAA
- a CDS encoding helix-turn-helix transcriptional regulator, protein MKNRLRELREARGLTQEELAKILGVTRQTIIAIEKGKYDPSLRLAFKIARFFGLKIEDIFIYEEGEK, encoded by the coding sequence GTGAAAAACAGGCTTAGGGAACTTAGAGAGGCTAGAGGGCTGACCCAGGAGGAATTGGCCAAGATTCTGGGCGTTACCAGGCAGACGATAATAGCGATAGAGAAGGGAAAGTACGATCCATCCCTTAGGTTAGCATTTAAAATAGCGAGATTTTTTGGACTTAAAATTGAGGATATATTCATATATGAGGAGGGAGAAAAATGA
- the rtcA gene encoding RNA 3'-terminal phosphate cyclase, protein MITIDGSYGEGGGQILRTAVALSAITKEPVRIINIRANRPNPGLRPQHLNGILALKELANADVRGAHVGSKELIFIPREIEAKKIIVNIGTAGSITLVLQALLPAMVFANGRVDFKITGGTDVSWSPPVDYLANVTLFALRKIGIRAEIVLKRRGHYPKGGGLVEGYTEPWREKNSLIANEYSKVLKIGGISHATNLPAHVAERQARAAREELQHLNVPIEIKTEVSKSIGPGSGIVVWAETDCLRIGGDALGKKGKPAEIVGKEAAQELLEQLKTRACVDKFLGDQLIPFLAFSGGEFKVAEITNHLITNVWVVENFLGKIFDVDGEVGKPGKVKVVKRW, encoded by the coding sequence ATGATAACTATAGACGGCAGCTACGGAGAGGGAGGAGGACAGATATTAAGAACAGCAGTTGCACTCTCTGCGATCACTAAAGAACCCGTCAGGATTATCAATATAAGGGCCAACAGGCCAAATCCGGGACTGAGGCCTCAACACCTCAACGGAATACTAGCCTTAAAAGAACTTGCAAATGCGGATGTTAGAGGAGCCCATGTCGGGTCAAAAGAGTTAATATTTATACCAAGAGAGATTGAAGCAAAGAAGATAATAGTAAATATAGGAACGGCTGGAAGCATAACACTTGTTCTTCAGGCCCTTCTTCCAGCAATGGTCTTTGCCAATGGCAGAGTTGACTTCAAAATCACTGGAGGAACTGATGTATCCTGGAGCCCTCCAGTTGATTATCTAGCCAATGTGACACTATTTGCCCTTAGAAAAATCGGAATAAGAGCAGAGATCGTATTAAAAAGAAGAGGCCACTATCCAAAAGGTGGAGGGCTTGTTGAAGGATACACCGAGCCTTGGAGAGAGAAGAATTCCCTTATTGCTAACGAGTACTCTAAAGTCCTCAAAATTGGTGGGATAAGTCACGCAACAAATCTTCCAGCCCATGTGGCCGAGAGACAGGCTAGAGCAGCAAGAGAGGAGCTCCAACATCTAAACGTACCAATAGAGATAAAGACAGAAGTATCAAAATCAATTGGTCCAGGAAGTGGAATAGTCGTGTGGGCAGAAACAGACTGCCTCAGGATAGGCGGAGATGCTCTAGGAAAGAAAGGAAAGCCAGCAGAGATCGTTGGAAAAGAAGCAGCCCAAGAACTTCTAGAACAGCTAAAAACAAGAGCTTGTGTAGATAAGTTCCTAGGAGATCAGCTAATACCCTTCCTAGCATTCTCTGGAGGGGAATTTAAAGTTGCGGAGATAACAAATCACCTGATAACAAACGTGTGGGTTGTTGAAAACTTTCTTGGGAAAATTTTTGATGTGGATGGTGAGGTTGGAAAACCTGGTAAGGTGAAAGTTGTGAAGAGGTGGTAA
- a CDS encoding M42 family metallopeptidase translates to MVDYELLKKVVEAPGVSGYEFLGIRDVVIEEIKDYVDEIKVDRLGNVIAHKKGNGPKVMIAAHMDQIGLMVTHIEKNGFLRVAPIGGVDPKTLIAQRFKVWVDKGKFIYGVGASVPPHIQKPEERKKAPDWDQIFIDIGAESREEAEEMGVRIGTVITWDGRLERLGKHRFVSIAFDDRIAVYTLIETARQLEDTKADVYFVATVQEEVGLRGARTSAFGINPDYGFAIDVTIAADVPGTPEHKQVTQLGKGTAIKIMDRSVICHPTIVRWLEELAKKNEIPYQLEILLGGGTDAGAIHLTREGVPTGAISVPARYIHSNAEVVDERDVDATVKLMVKALENIHELKL, encoded by the coding sequence ATGGTGGATTATGAACTTCTTAAGAAAGTGGTGGAGGCACCTGGGGTTTCAGGGTATGAGTTCCTGGGGATAAGAGATGTTGTAATAGAAGAAATCAAAGACTATGTGGATGAGATTAAGGTTGATAGACTCGGAAACGTGATAGCTCACAAGAAAGGAAACGGACCGAAAGTCATGATAGCAGCCCATATGGATCAAATAGGTCTGATGGTTACCCATATAGAGAAGAATGGATTCCTTAGAGTTGCTCCTATCGGCGGAGTTGATCCTAAAACGTTGATAGCCCAAAGGTTTAAGGTCTGGGTTGATAAAGGAAAATTCATCTATGGTGTTGGCGCATCCGTACCTCCGCACATTCAAAAGCCTGAGGAAAGAAAGAAGGCTCCTGACTGGGATCAGATATTCATAGACATTGGTGCCGAGAGCAGAGAAGAAGCAGAAGAAATGGGAGTTAGAATAGGAACCGTCATAACGTGGGACGGCAGGCTTGAGAGGCTTGGAAAGCACAGATTTGTGAGCATAGCATTTGACGATAGGATTGCTGTTTATACCTTAATTGAGACTGCAAGACAGCTTGAGGATACAAAAGCCGATGTATACTTTGTAGCGACGGTTCAGGAAGAAGTTGGCCTTAGAGGAGCTAGAACTTCGGCATTTGGAATAAACCCAGACTATGGCTTTGCAATCGATGTTACAATAGCTGCTGATGTCCCTGGAACGCCGGAGCACAAGCAGGTTACCCAACTCGGCAAGGGAACTGCAATAAAAATTATGGATCGCTCTGTGATATGCCATCCAACGATAGTGAGGTGGCTTGAGGAGCTAGCTAAGAAGAATGAAATTCCCTACCAGCTCGAAATACTTCTAGGTGGAGGTACTGATGCTGGGGCGATTCACCTTACAAGGGAAGGAGTCCCAACAGGTGCAATCAGTGTCCCTGCCAGATACATTCACTCCAACGCCGAGGTTGTTGATGAAAGGGACGTGGATGCCACCGTTAAGTTGATGGTCAAAGCCTTAGAGAACATTCATGAGCTGAAGCTTTAG